The Candidatus Marinarcus aquaticus genome contains the following window.
TAAAGGAGATGGGTTTTATTTTTGAATTGCCTCTTTTAAAGATATTAAAATGACCAATATCATTCTCTAACTCTTTTGGAATATATGTAAATTTGTTTTTTTCATAAAACTCTTCTAGATTTTCTGTGTTTTTCATAAGCGTATCATACAAAAATCAAATATTTATTGTCAAGAGTTATAAAGATTATTATTTGATTCAGGATATTGTATTATAATTACTTTTTTAATAATAAGGATAGAGATGTTTATAGTTTTACTTACATATATAAAACCATTAGAAGTTGTTGATGATTATTTAGAAGCACATGTAAAATATTTAAAAGAGCAATATAAAGAAGGAAATTTTATAGCATCAGGAAGAAAAATTCCAAGAGATGGTGGAGTGATACTCTCAAAACTTGATTCAAAAGAGAAGTTACAAGAAGTGCTTAAAAAAGACCCTTTTAAACTTGCAAATGTTGCAAATTATGAAATAATAGAATTTGTTCCAAGTATGACATCAGATGAGTATGAAAATTTGAAATGGGAGTGTTAGAAATTTTGTGTCAGTCTGATAGAATTTATTCTAAAGGATTGAACAATGAATCAAACACTTGATTTAACAGATGCACTTGAACAAATTAAAGCTGGTGCAAAAATAGATGGTAAGGACGGAGTTTTAGCTCCTCTTATCAAACAACTAACTGAAGCTGCATTACAAGCAGAACTTGAATCACATCTTACTACTGAGATAAATAAAAACCGTAAGAACGGTAAATCTACTAAAACTATGAAAAGTAGTGTTGGAGAATTTGAACTTGATGTTCCAAGAGATAGGAATGGTTCTTATGAACCTCAAATAGTTAAAAAACATCAAACACATATGTCAGACCATATAGAGCAAAAGATTTTATCTTTATATGCTCTTGGTAATAGCTACTCTCAAATATCTGAACATATTCAAGAGTTATATGGTACTGAGTTTTCTAAAGCAACAATAAGTGCTGTTACAGACAAAGTTATACCATTGCTCAAAGAGTGGCAACAAAGACCATTAGAATCAATCTATCCATTTGTATGGCTTGATGCTATACACTATAAAATTAAAGATAATGGTAGATATATTTCAAAAGCAGTTTATACTATCCTTGGTGTTGGACTAAATGGCAAAAAAGAGATATTAGGTTTATACCTTTCAGAAAATGAGGGAACTAACTTCTGGCTACAGGTTTTAACTGATTTAAATAATAGAGGTGTAGAAGATATACTTATTGCATCTGTTGATGGATTAAAAGGGTTTCCAGAAGCTATAAATGCAATATTTCCAAATACTGAAGTTCAATTGTGTATCGTACATCAAATTAGAAATTCAATACGCTATGTAGCTTCTAAAAACCAAAAAGAGTTTATGAAAGATTTGAAGATTATCTATCAAGCTATCTCCAAAGAAGCTGCTGAAATGGAACTTGACAACCTTGAGTCTAAGTGGGGCAAAAAATATCCTATTGTAATTAAGTCGTGGAGGAACAAATGGGAACATCTATCTGCATATTTTAAATATCCTGAAGAGATAAGACGCATCATCTACACTACTAATATTATTGAATCAGTTCACAGACAGTTTAGAAAACTTACTAAAACTAAAGGTGCTTTCCCAAATGAAAATAGTCTTCTCAAACTTTTGTATATGGGTATTCAGAATGCTTCTAAAAAATGGACTATGCCTATTTGGAATTGGTCGCTAACTATTTCACAGTTGGCAATATTATTTGAGGGCAGACTAGATGAATCTTTAAACTTATGACTTAAAAAGTGATTTTTGTTGTTCAAAAAGTCCTTAGGATTTGAGAGAATCACTAAATTCTACTTCTTGAACACTTTTTGGAACAAATTATATCTCTAAACAAAGGTTATAAAGCCAATAAGTTAGATTTTCTAATTTTGTTCCAAAATCTAGAGGTTATAGGAAAAGCTATTCAAAATTTTGTATTCTATTTAGTATCTACAACTCAATAGATAGATTTATGCCAATATTCACTAGTTTACAAATCTGCAAGCTCCAGAAACTTTAATTGAACTATTTAAAATCTCGTTAAAACTTACAAATAATTGAGATGGTTGTTTCATATCAAATCCTTGTAAAATCTCAATTTCTCCTGATTTTTTAATTCCCATATTTCTTAAATATTCTCCTAAAGCAATAGCAGCAGAACCAGTTGCTGGGTCTTCATATACTCCACCATAAGCAAAAGCATTTCTTGAATGAAATAAATTTTCATTTTCTTTCCATAAAATATTAATAGTTACAATATTTTTATTTATCATTAATTCTTTTACTTTTTCAAAATCATATTTCATTTCTTGAAGCGTTTTTTTATTTTTAACAAATAAAATTAGATTATTTATTCCTGAAAAAGATACTTTTATTGGATATTTTTCATTTAAATCATTTTTACTAAATGAAAAAGCATCAAGAATACTATCTACATAATCTTTTTCAATATCATATGTATATGTTTTTACTGAATTAATACTTGTAAAAATTTTATTATTATTTTCATTAACTTCAATTTGAATTTTGCCATCACTTAAAACTAAATCATATATACCTAAGCCAAATTTTTGACCAAGTATAAAACCACTTGCAATTGTTGCATGACCACAAAAAGCTATTTCTGTTTCAGGAGAGAAGTATCTTATTCTAAAAGAATTACCTTGTTTTAACAAAAATGCTGTTTCTGAATAATTAACCTCTTTGGCAATTTCAAGCATTTGTTCTTCACTTAACATTTCATCTAAAATCAATACCCCTGCTGGATTACCACCTCTATTTTTATATGCAAAGGCTGATACTTTTTCTACTTTCAATATTAAGCTCTTTTTGTATTTGCCATAAAAATTGCAGCTAAAATAAGTAATCCACCTGTTATTCTATTTTGTATTTTTATTGCTTTTACATCTTTTAATAAAAATTTTAATTTAGATGCAAGAGAAGAATAACCTGTCATTACAAAAATATCTAATATACTCAACGTAACAGCAAGAATCATAAATTGAAAAAATATTGATTCATTAGGATTAATAAATTGAGGAATAAAAGCCACTAAAAATATTGTTGCTTTTACATTTGTCAAATTTATTAAAATAGAACTAAAAAAAGCTTTTTTAGGATTATATGAATTTATTTTTTCTTGTTCATCAACCAACTCAACTTTTTCAAAAATTTTACTTAATCCAAAATATACTAAATAAGCAACACCAATCCATTTGATAATATTAAAAACCATCACAGATTTAGTTATAATCGCACCCAATCCAATAACTACAATAAAAGCTTGAATTAGATATCCAACTTGTAATCCTAAAATTGCAGGGTATGATTTTTTAAGTCCATATTTTAATCCATAATTCATTGAAACAACTGCTCCAACTCCTGGAGAAAGAGATACAACAAAGGTTGCTATTGCAAAAGTTAACCAAATATGAAATTCCATTTAATCTCCTTATATTTTAGAAATTATATATCTTGAAGACTTAAATTATTATTACTTTACTTTAGGTAAGTAATAGAATTTTATTTTTTATCCCAATAACTGTACTTTTTGGAGCAAATTAGGATTAGTAAGATTAACTATGCTAAAATTCTAGGAACTATCAGTTACTGACACAAAACTCTGAACAGTCTCTTTGAAATCATAAATTAGTATCTAATACTAATTTCTGGTTTTTTTGACTTCTTCTAAAAAAAAGTCTTCTAATCTTTTATCTCCATAGGTAGAAGCAATATTGTCTTTTGCCAAAAGAGTTAAAAAAAATTCAATTGGTCCATATACTTTAGATGAAGTGAAAATTCTAAGAAGTTTTATAATAATAACTCTAATAAAATTAGGCAAATGTACTATTTTAATCTCTTTGTTCCAAGCTTTTAGTGCAAGTTTAGCTATTTCATTTTGAGTTAGTATATCTGGACCTCCTATTTGTTCCTCTTCATTATCAGTTGAAATTAGTTTTTTTACACAAAATCTTGCTAAATCTTCTCCATGTATAGGATTGAGTTTATATTCACCATGAGAAAATAGATATATTTTTCCACTTTTTGCTATATTTAAAAAATCTTTCATATCTGAAAAAAAGCCATTTGGTCTTATGATACTATATTTTAATGATGAGTTTTTTAATTCCTCAACAAACTTCTCTTTTGCTTCAAATATTTTTAAATTTTTAAATTTATCTCCATCTATAGCAGAGATGTATTCAAATTTTGTTACATTTGATTTAATAGCTTCATTTAATAAATTTTTATTTCCTTGATAATCCACATCCATATAAGTTAAACCATCTCTTTGTCTAGTAATACCAATACTTGAAAAAATATAATCAATATTATTAGCTATATTATTTAATGTTTCAGGTTTTGTAACTTCTCCTATAAAAAACTCATCGACATTTGAAAATAACTCTTTTTGTTTTTCTTCTCTAATTAATACTCTTACAAAGTAATCTTGCTTCTTTATCTCTTTTACAATATATTGACCTAAATATCCTGTTGCTCCTGCAACTAAAAATCTTTTTTTCTTCAAGATTCTTTCCTTATATTGATTATTTATTTGATATTATAATTTTTTTAATTCAGATAGTATAAAAGAATTTATTATTTCACATAATTCTTCAGCTTTTTCTTCTGGAACATAATGTCCACACTCTTTTATAATTGAACTTACAACATTATTTGAAATCTTTTTCATGGCAATACCCACTTGCTCAGAAACAGCAAATTCCCCTCCAATTGCTAAAATTTTTGTTGATATTTTAGAAGTTTGCTTTTTGTTTTGAAGAGCACTTTTTTCAAAGTATCTATAATATTCAAAACCATTTCTCATTTTATTTGGTTTTATATATGATAAATAGTAATTTTCTATATCTTCTTCTTTTATTGAATTTTTAATGTAAGATTTTTTCTCAAAATACCATGAAATATACTCTTTTTCTTTACCTTTAGTTAAAAATTCTGGAATAGAATCTAAACTATGAAAATAAAATTGCCAAACTTTATTTGCATTTTCTAATTTGAATAAATCATCAGGTATTAAGCCTGGAATTCCAGCATCTATAATAACCAGACTATTTAAATACTCTTCAAAAAATAAAGAATAACTTGTGGCAACCCAAGCACCTATGTCATGCCCAATTAGATGGAATTTTTTTATACCTAATTTATTTCTAAAATCATTAATAATTGTTGCAATATTTTTTGTATCATAGTTTAAAGTATCGCTACTATTTCCTAAACCTGGTAAATCAAGAGCTATAACTCTAAAGTTCTTTGATAAAATTGGAATTACCTTTCTCCACATATATGATGTTTGTGGCCAACCATGAAGTAAAATAATAACTTCTCCTTCCCCTTCTTGATGATAAGCAATCTCTATTTCATCTAAAATCAATTTTTTTTCATTTAAAAATTTATAAATAGGTGTATTTGACATTTTAGTCCTTTATATTTGTTGACCAGTAGGTCTAGTGCAACTATATCAAAACTAGACCAGCTTGTCAACTAAAAAATGATACACTTATATATGGAAAAAATTAATACAAAAAATAGATTAATAGAGTCGGCATATAATGAAATATATGAAAATGGCTATCAAGGAGCTTCTTTAAATACTATTTTAAAAAATGCAAATGTTCACAAAGGATCAATGTATCACTTTTTTTCAACAAAAAAAGAGATGGCACTATGTGCAATTCAAGAGAAGATTTATGCAAAATTTGAAGAGAGATATGGAAGAATCTTAAATTTAAATAGCAATTATTTAGAAGCATTAATTGAACAATTAAAAGATACTTCCCAAAGGGATTTTATAAGAGGCTGTCCCATAGCAAATATTGTGCAAGAGATGTCTAATATTGATGATGAGTTTAAAGTTATAATGGAAAAGATATATTATACTTTTAGGAAAAGTATAAAAAATATTTTAGATATGGCAATAGAAAAAAAAGAGATGAAAGAGTGTGATACTAATAAATTATCTCTTTATATTGCTTCAACATTGGAAGGTGCAATTCTTTCAGCAAAAGCTACTGGAAATGTACAAGATTATAGTGATGTAATTGATATGTTAGCTATATTTATTTTGTCTTTTAAAAACTAAATATATATTGTGTGGATAAAAAATGATAAAGAATAGTATTTCTGTTTTGGGTAGTGGTTGGTTAGGTTTCCCCTTAGCTCAATCATTATCAAAAGAGTTTTCCATAAAGTTATCTACAACTACATATAAAAAATTTGACAAAATAAAAGATGAAAATATCACACCATTTATTGTTGACATAAATAATTTAAGTGGGGAGATTGATAAGTTTTTATCTTCAGATATTTTGATTATAAATATTCCTTCAAAAAATATTGATGGATTTAAAGAGTTGATAAAACATATACTAAATTCAAGTATTCAAAAAATTGTTTTTATCAGTTCAATTTCAGTTTTAAAAGATGAAACAAGTCCTTTACTTGAAATAGAAAATCTATTTAAAAAGACAAATCTTGAAATAACAATTTTAAGATTTGCAGGACTTATCGGATATGGAAGAAATCCTGCAAAATTTTTCCCAAATGGCAAAGTTGTAAAAGATGTAAATGCACCTGTAAATATGATACATAGGGATGATTGTATCAATATAATAGGAAATGTAATTAAACAAGGTATTTTTGATGAAACTTTTAATTGCGTTACTCCTTCCCATCCCACAAAAAAAGAGTTTTATACCTATTGTGCAAAAGTATCCGATTTGCCTATTCCAACTTTTGATTCACTCAAAAATGAAAGCAATAAAAAAATAGTAAAGAGCGATTTGCTTGTATTAAAACTAAACTATAAATTTATTCATGAAGATTTGATGAAAATAGTATTTTAAATAAATAAAGATTTTAAAGTCATAATATTTAATTAGTTTTTATAACTATTTGTTAAAATTGTTAAAATTATTAAGGTTTTTAATGAATGAAGTAAATAGTGAATTTTATTATGATAAGTTAAGAAAAGCTTGTAATCAATATTATGAATTCAGTGATGAATCTTTTGAGGCTTTTAAAAATATCTGTTTTATAAAAGAGGTCAAAAAGGGTGAAGTGCTGCAAGACACATACTCAAAAGCGAAATATATCTATTTTATTTGTAAAGGAATTCTTCGTACATACTATTTAAATGAAGAAGGAACAATATATACAAAAAACCTTTTTAGTGAGAATTATTTCTCTGCTTCAAAGGTCTCTTTACTTACAAAAGAGAACTCTTATTTAAATATTGAAGCTTTAGAAGATTCTGTTTTAATCTATATCAATTTTGAAGAGTATAAACAACTCATCAACTCCAATATGGAGTTTAAAGATTTTTACATCAACTATTTGGAAAAAAATTGGGTGATTGTAAAAGAGAAAAATGAGATTTCATTGATTATTGATGATGCCACAACCAGATATTTGAATTTTATAAAAAATAATCCAAATATACAAAATAGAATTTCACAACACCATATTGCAAACCACTTAGGAATAACACCTACGCAATTGAGTCGAATAAGAAAAAAACTCAAATCAACCTATGTAAATGACAAAATAAATTAAATATAATACTATTCCATAAAAAAGGAATATTTTATATGAGTGAAAATTTTAAAGCACATATTTTAGTTATAATAGCCACTTTTTTAATTGCGGGTTCATTTATAGTTTCAAAAAAATTAGCAGGTATCATTGACCCTATATCTTTGACTCTTTTTCGATTTGTTTTTGCTTCAATAGTTTTAGCTCCCATCATTTTTATAAAACAAAAATACAGAACTAAAGTAAGAGAAACATTTAAACGAGCTTTGGTTATCAGTCTGTTTTACTCTTTGTATTTTATTGGTTTATTCAAAGCTTTAGAGTACACAACAGCTTTAAATACAGGCACACTGTTTACTTTAGTTCCTCTTCTAACAGCAGTTTTGGCTATTTTTGTATTTAAACAAACCATCACACTTTTTCAGTTTTTGGTATATGTAGTTGGTATTATTGGAACGTGTATGGTTGTATTTAAAGGGGATTTACAACTGTTTTTAAATCTTTCATTAAATTATGGTGATGTAATCTTTTTGTTTGCCATTGTTGCTATGGCTTTATATTCTATCAGTGCCAAACATTTTTATAAAGAGGGTGATGAAGTATTAGTTTTAACCTTTATGACGTTAATCGGTGGTATTATCTGGATGGGGTTAGCTTTGGTGTTGTTCAATATCCCTTTACAATGGGAAAAAATAAATGACAATCTATTTTTAGATATGAGTTATTTAGCCATTGCTGCAACGCTGTTTACGGTATACTTAAACCAAAAAGCAACTGTGATTTTGGGTCCTAAAAAGACCATGGCCTATATTTATACAAGTCCTGTAGCGGTTGCTTTGTTGATGTATCTGTTTTATGCACAAAGCATGAGTTTTTGGGTTTTTATAGGCATTATCATATCTTCAATGGCCACACTCATACTTTTATTCAAAAGTTGATAGTTAATAAAAAAAGATAGAGTAATCTATCTTTTTTTGCTGAGTAAAGTAATAGAGTTTGTAACAGCATTTTCGTCTATTGTAAAACATTTGTGAGGATAGTTCTCTTTACGATTTTGAAATGATAAAATAGATTTATTTAAAATAACACCCAAATCAATATTGATAGCTTTTCGAATAGTTTCATCTTTATTCCAAGCTTCAGGACCTGCTAATACCGTTGGCAAATATACAATCAATGCAGCTGAAATAGAACGGGTTGCACTCTCCCAAAGATAACTTGGTGTATGGTCAACAGCATAATAATCTATACTCTTATGTTTAAACATAGGGTTTTTAAATGTTGTGGGTTTTGAAAAAAAGAATCCCATCCCTTCATCACAACTGACATCTATGATTAAACTATCAGGTTTAAGAAAAGAGCTTTCTCCTTTTATGATAAAATCTGTTGGGTTTTGTGTATCTTGAAAAACTCCATTTACGATAATATCTGCTTTACTAATAAGTTCTGAGAGTGGATGTATTGAGCCATCATGTTCTATTACTATCATCCGTGCTTGTTTATTCTCTCCTTTTTGAACTCTTACATAATGACAATCAAGTACCTCTTCTCTAACTTCATGGTCTGGTCGTTGAATACAAATAGTAATATCTCTAAAACCATGTGCTTTTAGAGCATAAATTGCACCACGGCTGACTGCACCAAAACCAAAAATAAGTATTTTTCTCTGGTTCCCATAGTGTCCATCTATTCCTTTTAGTTGTAAAGCATGTATTACAGCACAATATCCTGCCATTTCATTGTTTTTATAAAAGGTATGACGACCAACTTGTCCTTCTGGTGACCAAACAAACATATCTTCAAAAGCAATAAGTGTTTGTTGACGTTCTATTGCTATTTGGGTTATCTCTTCTTGTTGTACGCAATGTACATATCCCCAAAGTGTTCCTCCAACTTTTAGTTCCTCCAAATCAGATAATACAGGTTTATTAATAATAACAGTGCCTATATTGGCCAATAGATTATGTCGTGTGTCGATTCCACCAGTTTGTGCTGCAATCTCTTCATCTGAAATGCCAAAGGGTGAGCCATAACCCTCTTCAAATATTAGTTGTTCTCTTAATTCTTTTGGAATACGATCTAAATGTTTGGGGTGTATTGGAAGCCTTTTCTCATCTACTTTTTTTGAAGTTCCAATAACTCCTACTTTTAACTTATGCATGGTTTGATTTCCTTTTACTTGAATCATTATTTAGTCCTTCTCATATTCCAAAAACTTTTTTTGCTTATATATTCTGGACCATCATAAACACTTTTTAAATCAGATACAGTATAGACTGCTTTTTGGTCAAGGTTGTTGATTAATCGAATAAGTGCTGGTATATTACGTCTTTTTTCAACGATAAATAGAACTTCAACTGCTGTATCTTTACCCATATCTCCATCCAGTGAAACTACTTAAAAGCCTTCATCTCTTATCTTTTTTGCCAAGATATCACGATTGAATGAGATGCAACGAATAAGTTCATTACCTATTGCAAAACGATTCTCAATCCA
Protein-coding sequences here:
- a CDS encoding YciI family protein — translated: MFIVLLTYIKPLEVVDDYLEAHVKYLKEQYKEGNFIASGRKIPRDGGVILSKLDSKEKLQEVLKKDPFKLANVANYEIIEFVPSMTSDEYENLKWEC
- a CDS encoding IS256 family transposase — protein: MNQTLDLTDALEQIKAGAKIDGKDGVLAPLIKQLTEAALQAELESHLTTEINKNRKNGKSTKTMKSSVGEFELDVPRDRNGSYEPQIVKKHQTHMSDHIEQKILSLYALGNSYSQISEHIQELYGTEFSKATISAVTDKVIPLLKEWQQRPLESIYPFVWLDAIHYKIKDNGRYISKAVYTILGVGLNGKKEILGLYLSENEGTNFWLQVLTDLNNRGVEDILIASVDGLKGFPEAINAIFPNTEVQLCIVHQIRNSIRYVASKNQKEFMKDLKIIYQAISKEAAEMELDNLESKWGKKYPIVIKSWRNKWEHLSAYFKYPEEIRRIIYTTNIIESVHRQFRKLTKTKGAFPNENSLLKLLYMGIQNASKKWTMPIWNWSLTISQLAILFEGRLDESLNL
- a CDS encoding PhzF family phenazine biosynthesis protein, with the translated sequence MKVEKVSAFAYKNRGGNPAGVLILDEMLSEEQMLEIAKEVNYSETAFLLKQGNSFRIRYFSPETEIAFCGHATIASGFILGQKFGLGIYDLVLSDGKIQIEVNENNNKIFTSINSVKTYTYDIEKDYVDSILDAFSFSKNDLNEKYPIKVSFSGINNLILFVKNKKTLQEMKYDFEKVKELMINKNIVTINILWKENENLFHSRNAFAYGGVYEDPATGSAAIALGEYLRNMGIKKSGEIEILQGFDMKQPSQLFVSFNEILNSSIKVSGACRFVN
- a CDS encoding LysE family transporter translates to MEFHIWLTFAIATFVVSLSPGVGAVVSMNYGLKYGLKKSYPAILGLQVGYLIQAFIVVIGLGAIITKSVMVFNIIKWIGVAYLVYFGLSKIFEKVELVDEQEKINSYNPKKAFFSSILINLTNVKATIFLVAFIPQFINPNESIFFQFMILAVTLSILDIFVMTGYSSLASKLKFLLKDVKAIKIQNRITGGLLILAAIFMANTKRA
- a CDS encoding SDR family oxidoreductase, whose translation is MKKKRFLVAGATGYLGQYIVKEIKKQDYFVRVLIREEKQKELFSNVDEFFIGEVTKPETLNNIANNIDYIFSSIGITRQRDGLTYMDVDYQGNKNLLNEAIKSNVTKFEYISAIDGDKFKNLKIFEAKEKFVEELKNSSLKYSIIRPNGFFSDMKDFLNIAKSGKIYLFSHGEYKLNPIHGEDLARFCVKKLISTDNEEEQIGGPDILTQNEIAKLALKAWNKEIKIVHLPNFIRVIIIKLLRIFTSSKVYGPIEFFLTLLAKDNIASTYGDKRLEDFFLEEVKKTRN
- a CDS encoding alpha/beta fold hydrolase, which translates into the protein MSNTPIYKFLNEKKLILDEIEIAYHQEGEGEVIILLHGWPQTSYMWRKVIPILSKNFRVIALDLPGLGNSSDTLNYDTKNIATIINDFRNKLGIKKFHLIGHDIGAWVATSYSLFFEEYLNSLVIIDAGIPGLIPDDLFKLENANKVWQFYFHSLDSIPEFLTKGKEKEYISWYFEKKSYIKNSIKEEDIENYYLSYIKPNKMRNGFEYYRYFEKSALQNKKQTSKISTKILAIGGEFAVSEQVGIAMKKISNNVVSSIIKECGHYVPEEKAEELCEIINSFILSELKKL
- a CDS encoding TetR/AcrR family transcriptional regulator, with the translated sequence MEKINTKNRLIESAYNEIYENGYQGASLNTILKNANVHKGSMYHFFSTKKEMALCAIQEKIYAKFEERYGRILNLNSNYLEALIEQLKDTSQRDFIRGCPIANIVQEMSNIDDEFKVIMEKIYYTFRKSIKNILDMAIEKKEMKECDTNKLSLYIASTLEGAILSAKATGNVQDYSDVIDMLAIFILSFKN
- a CDS encoding Crp/Fnr family transcriptional regulator — its product is MNEVNSEFYYDKLRKACNQYYEFSDESFEAFKNICFIKEVKKGEVLQDTYSKAKYIYFICKGILRTYYLNEEGTIYTKNLFSENYFSASKVSLLTKENSYLNIEALEDSVLIYINFEEYKQLINSNMEFKDFYINYLEKNWVIVKEKNEISLIIDDATTRYLNFIKNNPNIQNRISQHHIANHLGITPTQLSRIRKKLKSTYVNDKIN
- a CDS encoding DMT family transporter: MSENFKAHILVIIATFLIAGSFIVSKKLAGIIDPISLTLFRFVFASIVLAPIIFIKQKYRTKVRETFKRALVISLFYSLYFIGLFKALEYTTALNTGTLFTLVPLLTAVLAIFVFKQTITLFQFLVYVVGIIGTCMVVFKGDLQLFLNLSLNYGDVIFLFAIVAMALYSISAKHFYKEGDEVLVLTFMTLIGGIIWMGLALVLFNIPLQWEKINDNLFLDMSYLAIAATLFTVYLNQKATVILGPKKTMAYIYTSPVAVALLMYLFYAQSMSFWVFIGIIISSMATLILLFKS
- a CDS encoding N(5)-(carboxyethyl)ornithine synthase — its product is MIQVKGNQTMHKLKVGVIGTSKKVDEKRLPIHPKHLDRIPKELREQLIFEEGYGSPFGISDEEIAAQTGGIDTRHNLLANIGTVIINKPVLSDLEELKVGGTLWGYVHCVQQEEITQIAIERQQTLIAFEDMFVWSPEGQVGRHTFYKNNEMAGYCAVIHALQLKGIDGHYGNQRKILIFGFGAVSRGAIYALKAHGFRDITICIQRPDHEVREEVLDCHYVRVQKGENKQARMIVIEHDGSIHPLSELISKADIIVNGVFQDTQNPTDFIIKGESSFLKPDSLIIDVSCDEGMGFFFSKPTTFKNPMFKHKSIDYYAVDHTPSYLWESATRSISAALIVYLPTVLAGPEAWNKDETIRKAINIDLGVILNKSILSFQNRKENYPHKCFTIDENAVTNSITLLSKKR
- a CDS encoding DUF2179 domain-containing protein, which gives rise to MGKDTAVEVLFIVEKRRNIPALIRLINNLDQKAVYTVSDLKSVYDGPEYISKKSFWNMRRTK